A section of the Rhizobium sp. BG4 genome encodes:
- a CDS encoding P1 family peptidase yields the protein MLNLITDIEGLSVGHATDLTLGSGVTAIIFDQPAIASGTVLGGAPGGRDTALLDPSMTVEKVDAFVLSGGSAFGLDAAGGVQSCLREAGRGFAVGDVRVPIVPQAILFDLLNGGDKDWGLHAPYRDMGYAACADASTGRFELGTVGAGTGATTATFKGGLGSASTVGSGGHRIGAIVAVNALGSATIGAGRHFWAAPFEQDSEFGGLGMPATIDHRMRLKGMSAPATTIGAVVTDAILTKAQAHRLSIAAHDGLARALLPAHLPLDGDTVLSAATGAKPIEAPGFMELCHLAGIVMARAIARGVYEASALPHEGAQRAWRDG from the coding sequence TTGCTCAATCTCATCACCGATATCGAAGGCCTCTCCGTTGGCCACGCCACCGACCTGACGCTCGGATCGGGCGTTACCGCCATCATTTTCGACCAGCCGGCGATTGCCTCGGGCACCGTTCTCGGCGGTGCACCGGGCGGGCGCGATACCGCCTTGCTCGACCCGTCGATGACGGTCGAAAAGGTCGATGCCTTCGTTCTCTCCGGCGGTTCGGCTTTCGGTCTCGATGCCGCAGGCGGCGTCCAGTCCTGCCTGCGCGAAGCCGGACGTGGCTTTGCGGTCGGCGATGTGCGCGTCCCGATCGTGCCGCAGGCGATCCTCTTCGACCTCCTGAATGGCGGCGACAAGGACTGGGGGCTGCATGCGCCCTATCGCGATATGGGCTATGCCGCCTGCGCTGATGCTTCGACTGGACGCTTTGAGCTGGGAACGGTCGGCGCCGGCACCGGTGCGACGACAGCGACCTTCAAGGGTGGCCTCGGCTCGGCGAGCACAGTCGGCAGCGGCGGGCACAGGATCGGGGCAATCGTCGCGGTCAACGCGCTGGGTTCGGCGACAATCGGCGCCGGCCGGCATTTCTGGGCGGCACCCTTCGAGCAGGATAGCGAATTCGGCGGACTCGGTATGCCCGCAACGATCGATCATCGCATGCGCCTGAAGGGCATGAGTGCCCCGGCGACGACGATCGGCGCTGTGGTGACCGACGCGATACTGACCAAGGCGCAGGCCCACCGGCTTTCGATTGCTGCCCATGATGGCCTGGCACGCGCGCTGCTCCCGGCGCATCTGCCGCTCGACGGTGATACCGTTCTCTCAGCCGCAACCGGCGCAAAGCCGATCGAGGCGCCCGGCTTCATGGAGCTCTGCCATCTCGCAGGTATCGTCATGGCCCGGGCGATCGCGCGCGGCGTCTACGAGGCAAGCGCCCTGCCGCATGAAGGCGCGCAGCGCGCATGGCGGGACGGCTAG
- a CDS encoding LysR substrate-binding domain-containing protein: MQIRALMYFDELVRTNSMRQAAENLNVAPTAVSRQIENLEDYFGTPLVERSARGVTLTAAGELLAARAGRTLRELEHVQQLIEDLKGLERGRVTIFANGAIVASLLTPALAEFSKTYPSIRFEVMITSARQAVEAVNSARADMALTLFAPQMTEAKVIARSEITYEVIASSRHALAGRKEVTLRELARHALALPETSFGFRQAFDTAAERQGLTFEPAFTVSALEMLKELVLSDMAATLLPRLSVRRELEAGTLTAIPLASESTIRTHAELSIAPDRQLSFAAAKLSGFIEEFMRSNASR, translated from the coding sequence ATGCAGATCCGGGCGCTGATGTATTTCGACGAGCTGGTGAGAACCAATTCGATGCGGCAGGCGGCCGAGAACCTCAATGTCGCTCCGACTGCGGTCAGCCGCCAGATCGAAAATCTCGAAGACTATTTCGGCACGCCGCTCGTCGAGCGCAGCGCCCGCGGTGTCACGCTGACGGCTGCCGGAGAGCTGCTTGCGGCGCGCGCCGGCCGGACGCTGCGCGAGCTCGAACATGTGCAGCAGCTGATCGAGGATCTGAAGGGGCTGGAGCGCGGTCGGGTGACGATCTTTGCCAATGGCGCGATCGTTGCCAGCCTGCTCACCCCGGCGCTTGCCGAGTTCAGCAAGACCTATCCCAGCATCCGCTTCGAGGTGATGATCACCAGCGCGCGGCAGGCGGTGGAAGCCGTCAATTCGGCGCGCGCCGATATGGCGCTGACCCTGTTCGCGCCGCAGATGACCGAGGCCAAGGTGATCGCCCGCTCAGAGATCACCTATGAGGTGATCGCCTCCAGCCGCCACGCGCTCGCCGGACGCAAGGAAGTGACGCTTCGCGAATTGGCGCGGCACGCGCTGGCGCTGCCGGAAACATCATTCGGCTTTCGCCAGGCCTTTGACACCGCAGCGGAGCGCCAGGGCCTGACCTTCGAACCGGCCTTTACCGTCAGCGCGCTGGAGATGCTGAAGGAGCTCGTTCTCAGCGACATGGCCGCAACGCTTCTGCCGCGGCTTTCGGTGCGCCGCGAGCTCGAGGCTGGTACACTGACCGCCATTCCGCTTGCCAGCGAAAGCACAATCCGCACGCATGCGGAGCTGTCGATCGCGCCCGACCGGCAATTGTCCTTCGCTGCCGCCAAGCTCAGCGGCTTCATCGAAGAGTTCATGCGCTCGAACGCCAGCCGCTAG
- a CDS encoding ABC transporter substrate-binding protein: MQAFAASCAIAAAIALPAHAAPKTTLNLGMAVEPTGLDPTIAAPVAIGQVTWQNVFEGLVSIGEDGKVQPQLAKSWEVSADGLTYTFKLQDGVTFHDGETFDAAAAKFSLDRARGKDSVNPQKRFFASIASIDTPDAGTLVLHLSEPTGSLLYWLGWPASVMVGPKSAGNDKTVPVGTGPFKFVNWAKGDKVELAKNDAYWNKQVSVQLDKVTFRFIADPQAQAAALKSGDIDAIPEFGAPELMSSFDGDTRLTTEIGNTELKVVAGMNNARKPFDDKRVRQALMMAIDRPTVIEGAWSGLGTAIGSHYTPNDPGYQDMTGVLAYSPEKAKALLAEAGYPNGFSFTIKVPQMAYAPRSAQVMQAMFAEIGVTMNIEPTEFPAKWVQDVMKDRAYEMTIVAHAEPMDIDIYSRDPYYFNYNNPDFNALLKKVQLTANPAEQNKLYGEAQKILAEDVPALYLFVMPKLGVWDKKLKGLWKNEPIPSNVLTNVSWEE; encoded by the coding sequence ATGCAGGCCTTTGCTGCGTCCTGCGCCATCGCAGCCGCAATCGCTCTTCCCGCCCATGCCGCTCCCAAGACCACGCTCAATCTCGGCATGGCGGTCGAACCCACCGGTCTCGACCCGACGATCGCCGCGCCTGTCGCGATCGGCCAGGTGACCTGGCAGAATGTTTTCGAGGGTCTGGTGTCGATCGGCGAGGACGGCAAGGTGCAGCCGCAGCTGGCAAAGAGCTGGGAGGTCTCTGCTGACGGGCTGACCTATACGTTCAAACTGCAGGATGGCGTGACCTTCCACGACGGCGAGACCTTCGATGCGGCAGCGGCGAAATTCTCGCTGGACCGGGCGCGCGGCAAGGACTCGGTCAATCCGCAAAAGCGCTTCTTCGCGTCGATCGCCTCGATCGATACGCCGGATGCCGGCACGCTCGTGCTGCATCTCTCGGAGCCGACCGGCAGTCTGCTCTACTGGCTCGGCTGGCCCGCTTCGGTCATGGTCGGCCCGAAATCCGCCGGTAACGACAAGACCGTACCCGTCGGCACCGGACCGTTCAAATTCGTCAACTGGGCGAAGGGCGACAAGGTCGAGTTGGCGAAAAACGATGCCTACTGGAACAAGCAGGTTTCGGTGCAGCTCGACAAGGTAACCTTCCGCTTCATCGCCGACCCGCAGGCCCAGGCGGCAGCGCTGAAATCAGGCGATATCGACGCCATTCCGGAATTCGGCGCTCCTGAATTGATGAGCTCCTTCGACGGCGATACCCGTTTGACGACGGAGATCGGCAATACCGAGCTCAAGGTGGTTGCCGGGATGAACAATGCCAGGAAGCCGTTCGACGACAAGCGGGTGCGTCAGGCGCTGATGATGGCGATCGACCGGCCGACGGTGATCGAAGGCGCATGGTCCGGCCTCGGGACGGCGATCGGCAGCCATTACACCCCGAACGATCCCGGCTATCAGGATATGACCGGCGTGCTCGCCTACAGTCCTGAAAAGGCCAAGGCGCTGCTTGCCGAAGCCGGCTATCCGAATGGCTTCTCGTTCACCATCAAAGTGCCGCAGATGGCCTATGCACCGCGCAGCGCTCAGGTGATGCAGGCGATGTTTGCCGAGATTGGCGTGACGATGAATATCGAGCCAACCGAGTTTCCGGCGAAATGGGTGCAGGATGTGATGAAGGACCGCGCCTACGAGATGACGATCGTCGCCCATGCCGAGCCGATGGACATCGATATCTATTCGCGCGATCCCTATTACTTCAACTACAACAATCCCGACTTCAACGCGCTGCTGAAGAAGGTGCAGCTGACGGCCAATCCGGCCGAGCAGAACAAGCTCTATGGCGAGGCTCAGAAAATCCTGGCGGAAGACGTACCCGCCCTCTATCTCTTCGTCATGCCCAAGCTCGGCGTCTGGGACAAGAAGCTGAAGGGGCTATGGAAGAACGAGCCTATTCCTTCGAACGTTTTGACGAATGTTTCGTGGGAGGAATGA
- a CDS encoding ABC transporter permease, which produces MIALLSRRIAGLVVTLLIVSFLIFAVMGLLPGDPASIMLGTSAAPDTLAALRHDLGLDQPLIVRYGHWVAGVLRGDLGQSYTYSVPVAGLIAERLAVTLPLAIFAILISIAIALPLGTFAAARRGGIADIAATLFSQMGIAVPAFWVALLMIILFSTTLGLMPAGGFPGWENGIAAALQALVMPAFALALPQAAVLTRVTRSAVLDVLHEDFTRTARAKGLSDKAVLWRHAVPNALVPILTVLGLQFTFLVAGAVLVENVFNLPGLGRLALQALAQRDIIVMQDVVLFFAALVIIMNFIVDMSYLAIDPRLRREGA; this is translated from the coding sequence ATGATCGCCCTGCTTTCCCGCCGTATTGCCGGTCTGGTCGTCACCCTCCTCATCGTCTCCTTCCTGATCTTTGCAGTCATGGGCCTGCTGCCCGGCGATCCCGCGTCGATCATGCTCGGCACCTCGGCGGCGCCCGATACGCTTGCGGCACTGCGCCATGATCTGGGTCTCGATCAGCCGCTGATCGTCCGCTACGGCCATTGGGTCGCCGGCGTTCTCCGTGGTGACCTCGGCCAGTCCTATACCTACAGCGTGCCGGTCGCCGGGCTGATTGCCGAGCGGCTTGCCGTCACCCTGCCGCTTGCCATCTTCGCCATCCTGATCTCGATTGCCATTGCCCTGCCGCTCGGCACTTTCGCCGCCGCCCGCCGCGGTGGCATCGCCGATATAGCCGCCACCCTGTTCTCGCAGATGGGCATTGCGGTTCCGGCGTTCTGGGTGGCGCTGCTGATGATCATCCTGTTTTCAACGACGCTCGGGCTGATGCCGGCCGGCGGCTTTCCCGGTTGGGAAAATGGCATCGCCGCCGCCCTGCAGGCGCTCGTCATGCCCGCCTTCGCGCTCGCCCTGCCGCAGGCAGCGGTGCTGACGCGGGTGACGCGCTCGGCGGTGCTCGACGTGCTGCACGAGGATTTTACGCGGACCGCGCGGGCCAAGGGCCTTTCCGATAAGGCCGTACTCTGGCGCCATGCCGTGCCGAATGCGCTGGTGCCGATCCTGACGGTGCTTGGCCTGCAGTTCACCTTTCTCGTCGCCGGTGCTGTGCTGGTCGAGAACGTCTTCAACCTCCCGGGGCTGGGGCGGCTTGCGCTGCAGGCGCTTGCGCAGCGGGATATCATCGTCATGCAGGACGTCGTGCTGTTCTTCGCAGCGCTGGTCATCATCATGAATTTCATCGTCGACATGTCCTATCTCGCCATAGATCCGCGGCTGCGGCGAGAGGGGGCATGA
- a CDS encoding ABC transporter permease, producing MAFFVATGAQLGVNRISRRISLIAGVVIVGILAAIAVLSLFWTPLPPAKMQIIHKLQPPLGYGLLGTDQFGRDVLSMLMAGCWNSLSIAVTAVAIGGTIGSIVGISAAAIRGPFEAVLMRVCDVIFALPPILSAMILGAFLGPGRFTAITAIAVFMIPVFARVTLATSLQAWSRDYVLAAQAIGNSRLTISIRHVAPNIMSQIIVHATIQLGLAILTEAGLSFLGLGMAPPAPTWGKMLADSQTFMGIAPWLAILPGLAIALAVLGFNMLGDGLRDWLDPRQR from the coding sequence ATGGCATTCTTTGTCGCGACGGGAGCGCAGCTCGGAGTCAACAGAATTAGCCGGCGAATTAGTCTGATCGCAGGAGTCGTGATCGTCGGCATCCTAGCAGCTATTGCCGTGCTCTCGCTGTTCTGGACGCCATTGCCGCCGGCGAAGATGCAGATCATTCACAAGCTGCAGCCGCCGCTTGGCTACGGACTGCTCGGCACCGATCAATTCGGCCGAGACGTCCTATCGATGCTGATGGCAGGGTGCTGGAATTCGCTATCTATAGCGGTCACCGCAGTTGCCATCGGCGGAACGATCGGCTCGATCGTCGGCATTTCGGCTGCAGCGATCCGCGGACCGTTCGAAGCGGTGCTGATGCGCGTCTGCGACGTGATATTCGCGCTGCCGCCGATCCTCTCGGCGATGATCCTCGGTGCCTTTCTCGGCCCCGGCCGGTTCACGGCCATCACAGCGATTGCCGTCTTCATGATCCCGGTCTTCGCACGCGTGACGCTGGCGACCTCATTACAGGCTTGGAGCCGCGACTATGTGCTTGCGGCACAAGCAATCGGCAACAGCCGGCTGACGATCTCGATCCGGCATGTGGCGCCGAATATCATGAGCCAGATCATCGTTCACGCCACGATCCAGCTGGGGCTGGCGATCCTGACCGAGGCGGGCCTGAGCTTTCTCGGTCTCGGCATGGCGCCGCCGGCGCCGACCTGGGGCAAGATGCTGGCCGATTCGCAGACCTTCATGGGCATCGCGCCGTGGCTTGCGATACTGCCTGGCCTGGCGATCGCGCTTGCTGTTCTCGGATTCAACATGCTGGGCGATGGGCTGCGCGACTGGCTGGATCCAAGGCAGCGCTAG
- a CDS encoding NlpC/P60 family protein, translating into MTMFDLRLNAYRPDLAEASLKGKVEAERFVEGTSARIAVPVAPLRPVPDLARGIDTELLMGEDVTVFDRSNGWCWVKAASDGYVGYLPEAMLTTADAEPTHVVNVQRTFIYPEPELRKPYQMILSMGSRVRVTGQAEARGNHYHVLADGTAIFEKHLQPIGAGEGADYVEVALQFLNTPYLWGGRSGLGIDCSGLVQLAALMTGRSTPRDTDMQAAALGAPIDRSELRRGDLVFWKGHVAIMEDPDTIIHANGHTMTVARENFEEAVKRIGWLYEMPTGYRRPF; encoded by the coding sequence ATGACCATGTTCGACCTGCGCCTCAACGCCTATAGACCGGATCTCGCCGAGGCCTCCCTCAAGGGCAAGGTCGAGGCCGAGCGCTTCGTTGAGGGTACGTCGGCGCGGATCGCGGTTCCCGTCGCGCCGCTTCGCCCGGTCCCGGATCTGGCACGCGGCATCGATACGGAATTGCTGATGGGCGAGGACGTAACCGTCTTCGACCGTTCGAACGGTTGGTGCTGGGTCAAGGCGGCCTCTGACGGTTATGTCGGCTATCTCCCGGAGGCGATGCTGACAACGGCTGATGCCGAGCCGACGCATGTCGTCAATGTCCAGCGCACCTTCATCTATCCCGAGCCTGAGCTCCGAAAGCCCTACCAGATGATCCTGTCGATGGGCAGCCGTGTCCGCGTCACCGGTCAGGCCGAGGCGCGGGGCAATCACTACCATGTGCTAGCCGATGGAACGGCGATTTTCGAAAAGCACCTGCAGCCGATCGGCGCGGGTGAGGGCGCCGATTATGTCGAGGTCGCGCTGCAGTTCCTGAACACACCCTATCTCTGGGGTGGCCGCTCGGGGCTGGGGATCGATTGCTCCGGCCTCGTTCAGCTCGCGGCCTTGATGACCGGCCGCAGCACGCCGCGCGACACGGATATGCAGGCGGCAGCTCTTGGTGCGCCGATCGACCGCTCGGAGCTTCGACGCGGCGATCTGGTGTTCTGGAAGGGTCATGTGGCGATCATGGAAGACCCGGATACCATCATCCATGCCAACGGCCACACGATGACCGTCGCCCGCGAGAATTTCGAAGAAGCGGTCAAGCGTATCGGCTGGCTCTACGAGATGCCGACCGGCTACCGTCGCCCGTTCTAA
- a CDS encoding MarR family winged helix-turn-helix transcriptional regulator produces the protein MPIELSASQALGLWHGVALDQVRHDDRDLTLRQMAILLHIYLVPPPHTVRGLAATLGVTKPVITRALDTMGEMGLVDRVRDDADRRNVIIKRTVGGALYLEKLGDLVREQGRKLPV, from the coding sequence GTGCCGATCGAACTGAGTGCATCCCAGGCATTGGGGCTCTGGCATGGCGTGGCGCTCGATCAGGTGCGCCACGACGATCGCGACCTGACACTGCGCCAGATGGCGATTCTCCTGCATATCTATCTCGTCCCGCCGCCGCATACCGTGCGCGGGCTCGCCGCCACCCTCGGCGTCACCAAGCCCGTCATCACCCGCGCGCTCGACACGATGGGTGAAATGGGCCTCGTCGACAGGGTGCGCGACGACGCGGATCGGCGTAATGTGATCATCAAGCGCACCGTCGGCGGCGCGCTCTATCTCGAGAAGCTGGGCGATCTCGTGCGCGAGCAGGGCCGCAAGCTTCCGGTATAA
- a CDS encoding M17 family metallopeptidase — MAPYQFIERPTPFNNKGGSTLPIFAVTPAHIETGTIDPIALDWAKKAGYRAESGSLLLIPTAEGHLGGALFGLGTNPSEQPYITGKLARSLPAGDWHIETAPLTANRLSLGFGLGSYRFDRYRSEKPAAATLMIPRDADAADIKRQLAGVFLARDLINTPTNDMGPEQLEAAFRGLAEHYKAEMSVIIGDDLLKENFPLVHTVGRASADAPRLLELRWGKKGHRKVTLVGKGVCFDTGGLDIKPASSMLLMKKDMGGAANVMGLALMIMDAKLKVDLRVIIPVVENSISANAFRPGDIYKSRKGLTVQIDNTDAEGRLILADALTYADEESPDLLIDMATLTGAARVALGPDLPPFFTDDEGLAHDLTEASLETDDPLWRLPLYMGYDKDIRAKIADITNAPAGGMAGAITAALFLKRFVSKAKSWAHFDIYGWAPSERAHSPGGGEAQAIRALYHHIRQGA; from the coding sequence ATGGCCCCCTATCAATTTATTGAGAGACCAACCCCTTTCAACAACAAGGGCGGCTCGACGCTTCCGATTTTCGCCGTCACCCCCGCGCATATCGAGACCGGGACGATCGATCCGATCGCCCTCGACTGGGCAAAGAAGGCCGGCTATCGCGCCGAAAGCGGCTCGCTGCTTTTGATCCCGACCGCGGAAGGCCATCTTGGTGGCGCGCTGTTCGGCCTCGGCACCAATCCTTCGGAACAGCCCTACATCACCGGCAAGCTGGCGCGCTCGCTGCCGGCCGGCGACTGGCATATCGAAACCGCGCCGCTGACGGCAAACCGCCTGTCTCTAGGCTTTGGTCTCGGCAGCTACCGCTTCGATCGCTACCGCTCCGAAAAGCCCGCCGCAGCAACGCTGATGATCCCGCGCGATGCCGATGCTGCCGATATCAAGCGTCAGCTTGCCGGCGTCTTCCTCGCCCGCGATCTGATCAACACCCCGACCAACGATATGGGACCGGAGCAGCTGGAAGCGGCCTTCCGTGGGCTCGCTGAGCACTACAAGGCAGAGATGTCCGTCATCATCGGCGATGACCTGCTCAAGGAGAACTTCCCGCTAGTCCATACCGTCGGCCGCGCCAGCGCCGATGCGCCGCGTCTGCTCGAGCTGCGTTGGGGCAAGAAGGGTCATCGCAAGGTTACGCTTGTCGGCAAGGGCGTCTGCTTCGATACCGGCGGCCTCGACATCAAGCCGGCATCGTCCATGCTGCTGATGAAGAAGGACATGGGTGGGGCGGCCAACGTCATGGGCCTGGCGCTGATGATCATGGATGCCAAGCTGAAGGTCGATCTGCGCGTCATCATCCCCGTTGTCGAGAACTCGATCTCGGCCAATGCCTTCCGTCCGGGCGACATTTACAAGAGCCGCAAGGGCCTGACCGTTCAGATCGACAATACCGATGCCGAAGGCCGTCTCATTCTGGCGGATGCGCTCACCTATGCCGACGAGGAATCCCCGGATCTCCTGATCGACATGGCAACGCTGACCGGTGCCGCCCGCGTTGCGCTGGGTCCTGATCTGCCGCCTTTCTTCACCGATGACGAGGGCCTTGCTCACGATCTGACGGAAGCCAGCCTCGAGACCGACGATCCGCTGTGGCGCCTGCCGCTCTATATGGGCTACGACAAGGACATCCGCGCCAAGATCGCCGATATCACCAATGCACCGGCAGGCGGCATGGCTGGCGCCATCACCGCGGCCCTGTTCCTGAAGCGCTTCGTCAGCAAGGCGAAAAGCTGGGCGCATTTTGACATCTACGGCTGGGCACCCTCCGAGCGTGCGCATTCCCCGGGTGGTGGCGAAGCGCAGGCGATCCGCGCGCTCTATCACCATATCCGCCAAGGCGCCTGA
- a CDS encoding tetratricopeptide repeat protein — translation MPRSATTPFKNRILQGAALAMIGLALAGCSTTKDKMTTGSIPASTRPVESMDVNEVRSATERAGQIYEKNPRDPVNGVYYATLLRSAGRDAQALAVMQQVAISNPNDRNVLAAYGKAQAAAGQLQQALDTIGRAQTPDRPDWKLVSAQGAILDQMGKPSEARARYRDALDIMPNEPSVLSNLGMSYVLTGDLRTAETYLRHAAGQPTADSRVRQNLALIVGLQGRFSEAEQIARRELSQQQADANVAYLRSMLSQQNSWQKLASKDGQQPNNTN, via the coding sequence ATGCCTCGTTCGGCTACCACTCCGTTCAAGAACCGTATCCTCCAGGGGGCCGCTTTGGCAATGATCGGCCTGGCGCTTGCCGGCTGCTCGACCACCAAGGACAAGATGACGACGGGGTCGATCCCGGCTTCGACGCGACCCGTGGAAAGCATGGACGTCAACGAAGTGCGCAGCGCCACCGAGCGCGCGGGCCAGATCTACGAGAAGAACCCGCGCGATCCCGTCAACGGCGTCTACTACGCGACGCTGCTGCGCTCGGCCGGCCGAGACGCACAGGCGCTCGCCGTCATGCAGCAGGTGGCGATCTCCAATCCTAATGACCGCAATGTTCTTGCTGCCTACGGCAAGGCGCAGGCCGCTGCCGGACAGCTGCAGCAGGCGCTCGACACGATCGGCCGCGCTCAGACGCCTGATCGTCCGGACTGGAAGCTGGTTTCCGCTCAAGGCGCCATTCTCGACCAGATGGGCAAGCCGAGCGAGGCCCGCGCCCGCTACCGCGACGCGCTCGACATCATGCCGAACGAACCGTCCGTCCTCTCCAATCTCGGCATGTCCTATGTGCTGACCGGTGACCTTCGCACCGCGGAGACCTATCTGCGACATGCGGCTGGCCAGCCGACCGCCGACAGCCGCGTCCGCCAGAACCTGGCGCTGATCGTCGGCCTGCAGGGACGCTTCTCCGAGGCAGAGCAGATCGCCCGCCGCGAACTTTCGCAGCAGCAGGCAGACGCCAATGTCGCCTACCTGCGCTCGATGCTGTCGCAGCAGAATTCTTGGCAGAAGCTCGCTTCCAAGGACGGCCAGCAGCCGAACAACACCAACTGA
- a CDS encoding LysE family translocator gives MSSAAILFSIFAAMLVGAMSPGPSFVVVSRIAISRSRLDGLAAAVGMGVGGITFSVLALAGLTALLTQFAWLYIVLKVAGGAYLVYIAYRIWRGAKEPLTVGDAMDDRSSIRRSFTTALLTQLSNPKTIIVYASIFAAFLPKVIPLGVIIGLPIGIFAIEAGWYAIVALAFSSQRPRRAYLAAKAWIDRAAGLVMGGLGLRLIVSGMMLR, from the coding sequence ATGTCTTCAGCTGCCATTCTTTTCAGTATTTTTGCCGCCATGCTCGTCGGTGCGATGAGCCCCGGCCCAAGCTTCGTGGTCGTCTCGCGCATTGCCATTTCCCGCTCGCGTCTGGACGGGCTTGCCGCCGCGGTCGGCATGGGCGTCGGCGGCATCACCTTCAGCGTGCTTGCTCTTGCGGGGTTGACGGCGCTGCTGACGCAATTCGCCTGGCTCTATATCGTTCTAAAGGTCGCGGGCGGTGCCTATCTCGTCTACATCGCCTACCGGATCTGGCGGGGCGCAAAAGAGCCACTGACGGTTGGCGATGCCATGGACGACCGCTCGTCGATCCGCCGCAGCTTCACAACGGCGCTGCTGACGCAGCTCAGCAATCCGAAAACGATTATCGTTTACGCCAGCATCTTTGCAGCCTTCCTGCCGAAGGTCATTCCGCTTGGCGTCATCATCGGCCTGCCGATCGGCATCTTCGCCATCGAGGCTGGATGGTACGCGATCGTGGCGCTGGCTTTCTCGTCGCAGCGCCCGCGCCGCGCCTATTTGGCCGCGAAAGCCTGGATCGATCGCGCAGCCGGGCTCGTCATGGGTGGCCTCGGGCTGAGGCTGATCGTTTCCGGCATGATGCTGCGCTAG
- a CDS encoding type II secretion system F family protein translates to MSSDLASRLTDPAMLVALLVAIAVFATLYTVAVPFFERGDLNKRMRAVSSERDQIRARERARLNAEATASKASLRTQNNRSVRQIVERFNLREALVDENTMNKLKAAGFRSENALNTFLVARFLLPFLFLALGAFYIFGLGHLIEKPLPIRLLAVIGTAYLGFYAPNIFISNRMSKRQHSIKRAWPDALDLMLICVESGISIEAAMRRVSEELGEQSPALAEEMVLTTAELSFLPDRRQALENLGTRTQIDLVRSVTQALIQADRYGTPISQALRVLAQEGRDERMNEAEKKAAALPPKLTVPMILFFLPVLVAVILGPAGIQVADRF, encoded by the coding sequence ATGTCTTCAGATCTTGCATCAAGATTGACCGATCCGGCGATGCTGGTCGCGCTCCTCGTCGCGATCGCCGTTTTCGCAACACTCTATACAGTTGCTGTGCCGTTCTTCGAGCGTGGCGACCTCAACAAGCGTATGCGTGCGGTGTCCAGCGAGCGCGACCAGATCCGCGCGCGTGAGCGTGCCCGCCTGAACGCTGAGGCAACTGCAAGCAAAGCGTCGCTGAGAACGCAGAATAACCGCTCCGTCCGCCAGATCGTCGAACGCTTCAATCTTCGCGAGGCGCTGGTCGACGAAAACACGATGAATAAGCTGAAGGCTGCAGGCTTCCGTTCTGAAAACGCCCTCAACACCTTCCTGGTCGCGCGTTTTCTCTTGCCGTTCCTGTTTCTCGCTCTCGGAGCATTCTACATTTTCGGCCTCGGCCATCTGATCGAGAAGCCGCTGCCGATCCGGTTGCTCGCTGTTATCGGCACCGCCTATCTCGGCTTCTACGCGCCGAACATCTTCATCTCCAATCGCATGAGCAAGCGTCAGCACTCGATCAAGCGCGCCTGGCCCGATGCTCTCGACCTGATGCTGATCTGCGTCGAATCGGGCATCTCCATCGAAGCGGCGATGCGTCGCGTTTCCGAAGAGCTTGGCGAGCAGTCGCCGGCCCTTGCCGAAGAAATGGTGCTGACGACAGCCGAACTCTCCTTCCTCCCGGATCGTCGTCAGGCACTTGAGAATCTCGGTACCCGCACGCAGATCGATCTCGTCCGCTCGGTGACCCAAGCACTGATCCAGGCAGACCGCTACGGTACGCCGATCTCCCAGGCGCTCCGCGTTCTGGCGCAGGAAGGCCGTGACGAGCGTATGAACGAGGCGGAGAAGAAGGCCGCCGCGCTGCCACCGAAGCTCACCGTTCCGATGATCTTGTTCTTCCTGCCGGTGCTCGTTGCCGTCATTCTCGGGCCGGCCGGTATCCAGGTTGCCGATCGCTTCTGA